Part of the Shewanella eurypsychrophilus genome is shown below.
TGAGTTAATTATTGTGTTAATTATGTAAGGTTCGATTAATGATCTCTCATCTTTTGAATAAGGTATTAATTGGGATAGCAACACTCGCGTGCTTATCTCTTAGCGTAAATGCTACCCCTTGGAATCATCTCCCCGGTGAACAACTTGAACAAATATTAGTTGAAAAATTTTCGGCTGGTGAATATTCATCCAAAGGCGCCGATTCCTGCTTGATGTGCCACCGAAAAAATGACGCTGTAATGGCTATTTTCGATGGTACCCACGGCATGATGAACAATAAGCAGTCACCAATGGCTGGCTTACAGTGCGAAGCCTGTCATGGGCCTCAAGGCAAGCACAATAGAGGCGGAAAGGAGCCGATGATTAGCTTTGGTCCTCAAAGCAAGTTATCAGCGAGTGCTCAAAATAGCGTTTGCCAAGGTTGTCATAACGATCCTAAACAGATGGCATGGCACAGCAGTACTCATAACCTTGAAGAGATAGCATGCTCTGACTGCCATACGCTGCATAGCGCCAAAGACCCTGCTCTGGACAAGCTTAGTGTCAATGACACTTGCACGTCGTGCCATACCAAAGAGAAAGCCGATATGAATAAGCGCTCATCTCATCCTCTGAAATGGGACCAGATGACCTGTATCGATTGCCACTCACCTCACGGCTCTATGAGTGAAAGCGCCCTGAATAAACCAACCATTAATGAT
Proteins encoded:
- a CDS encoding DmsE family decaheme c-type cytochrome; this encodes MISHLLNKVLIGIATLACLSLSVNATPWNHLPGEQLEQILVEKFSAGEYSSKGADSCLMCHRKNDAVMAIFDGTHGMMNNKQSPMAGLQCEACHGPQGKHNRGGKEPMISFGPQSKLSASAQNSVCQGCHNDPKQMAWHSSTHNLEEIACSDCHTLHSAKDPALDKLSVNDTCTSCHTKEKADMNKRSSHPLKWDQMTCIDCHSPHGSMSESALNKPTINDTCYSCHSEKRGPVLWEHAPVTENCVTCHNPHGSVNEGMLNSRAPQLCQQCHAPDGHASRVVQEPGMDAFGGGKSCLNCHSKIHGSNHPSGSLLQR